In Tripterygium wilfordii isolate XIE 37 chromosome 23, ASM1340144v1, whole genome shotgun sequence, one genomic interval encodes:
- the LOC119993329 gene encoding uncharacterized protein LOC119993329 isoform X2: protein MSIQRCTELKSFIFDEKEVSNDDLPPPLFDEKVELPTIETLLISSVNFKRIWHNELAPESFCKLDDLWPSRCENLLNIFPSNMLTRLQNLRLLKIKECKSMDVIFDLEEPNALEMHITKAPIFRKLKSITISGCPSLRYIFSLSVGSGLQELEELHIERCEAVEKIVAMEWVDADVRFEFPKVMTSLMLGYLPKLTSFFSGIHTSEWPLLKKLEVIKCDKLKIFASECSNVQEGAYEQEIFPNLENLSFSQSYIMKQMWHGEFRAEMFCRLKCLTINEFHDEIITSFPPGFFKKLPKLEQLVVWRSDFNEIFPNEGVIYPEMISPFCSLKILNVGQCDRLKILFPSSLLSFCNLAELRVERCDKLTYLMSCSTAKSMMQLKKLSVSECKMMTSIVECVGEGEVEDDIIFHQLKELFIYSLPNLSSFCGSAKHAFKLPSLESVIVRICPNLKTFCEGPLSTFKLRSLDVSRGEKKLWNGSLNSTIQNWYKEMMTIRIQRIQRQFLTQLARRNFTALRRLP from the exons ATGTCTATACAAAGATGCACGGAATTGAAGTCGTTCATCTTTGATGAAAAGGAAGTGAGCAATGATGACCTCCCACCTCCTCTCTTTGACGAAAAG GTGGAACTCCCTACCATTGAAACATTATTAATCTCCTCCGTTAACTTCAAAAGAATATGGCACAATGAACTCGCCCCAGAATCCTTTTGCAAACTAGATGATCTTTGGCCGAGTCGTTGTGAAAATCTATTGAACATTTTTCCATCTAATATGCTGACAAGACTCCAAAACCTACGACTATTGAAGATAAAAGAGTGCAAGTCAATGGATGTGATATTTGATTTGGAAGAGCCAAATGCTTTGGAGATGCATATTACAAAGGCTCCCATATTCAGAAAACTGAAGTCCATAACAATCAGTGGTTGTCCAAGTCTGAGATATATTTTTTCACTCTCTGTAGGCAGTGGTCTTCAGGAACTTGAGGAGTTACATATTGAAAGATGTGAGGCAGTTGAGAAAATTGTTGCAATGGAATGGGTAGATGCGGATGTTAGGTTCGAGTTTCCAAAAGTCATGACTTCCCTGATGCTTGGATACTTaccaaaactaacaagtttctTCTCTGGAATTCATACATCAGAATGGCCACTATTAAAGAAATTGGAAGTTATTAAATGTGACAAACTGAAAATATTTGCTTCTGAATGTTCGAATGTCCAAGAAGGGGCGTATGA ACAGGAGATATTCCCCAACCTAGAAAATTTGTCATTCAGTCAGAGTTACATTATGAAGCAAATGTGGCATGGAGAATTTCGAGCTGAAATGTTTTGCAGATTAAAATGCCTTACGATTAATGAGTTTCATGATGAAATCATCACTTCTTTTCCACCAGGTTTCTTTAAGAAACTGCCAAAGTTGGAACAACTTGTTGTATGGCGTAGTGATTTCAATGAGATATTCCCAAATGAAGGAGTCATTTACCCAGAGATGATTTCACCATTTTGCAGTCTCAAAATTCTGAATGTAGGACAATGTGACAGATTGAAAATTCTGTTCCCATCCTCACTGCTGTCATTCTGCAATTTGGCTGAACTGCGAGTAGAGAGATGTGACAAATTGACTTACTTAATGTCTTGCTCGACAGCTAAAAGCATGATGCAGCTCAAGAAATTGTCGGTAAGTGAATGTAAAATGATGACGTCCATTGTAGAATGTGTAGGGGAAGGCGAGGTAGAGGATGATATTATTTTCCACCAACTGAAAGaactatttatttattctctgCCAAACCTTTCAAGCTTCTGTGGCTCAGCAAAACATGCATTCAAATTACCATCATTGGAAAGTGTAATTGTGAGAATATGCCCCAATCTGAAAACTTTTTGTGAGGGACCACTTTCCACTTTTAAGCTCCGGAGTCTCGATGTATCACGTGGTGAAAAAAAGCTCTGGAATGGCAGCCTCAATTCTACCATACAGAACTGGTATAAAGAAATG ATGACCATCAGAATCCAGCGCATCCAGCGCCAATTTTTGACGCAGCTTGCTCGTAGGAATTTCACTGCATTGCGGAGGCTTCCATAG
- the LOC119993329 gene encoding uncharacterized protein LOC119993329 isoform X1, which translates to MSIQRCTELKSFIFDEKEVSNDDLPPPLFDEKVELPTIETLLISSVNFKRIWHNELAPESFCKLDDLWPSRCENLLNIFPSNMLTRLQNLRLLKIKECKSMDVIFDLEEPNALEMHITKAPIFRKLKSITISGCPSLRYIFSLSVGSGLQELEELHIERCEAVEKIVAMEWVDADVRFEFPKVMTSLMLGYLPKLTSFFSGIHTSEWPLLKKLEVIKCDKLKIFASECSNVQEGAYDGYLFLHEKEIFPNLENLSFSQSYIMKQMWHGEFRAEMFCRLKCLTINEFHDEIITSFPPGFFKKLPKLEQLVVWRSDFNEIFPNEGVIYPEMISPFCSLKILNVGQCDRLKILFPSSLLSFCNLAELRVERCDKLTYLMSCSTAKSMMQLKKLSVSECKMMTSIVECVGEGEVEDDIIFHQLKELFIYSLPNLSSFCGSAKHAFKLPSLESVIVRICPNLKTFCEGPLSTFKLRSLDVSRGEKKLWNGSLNSTIQNWYKEMMTIRIQRIQRQFLTQLARRNFTALRRLP; encoded by the exons ATGTCTATACAAAGATGCACGGAATTGAAGTCGTTCATCTTTGATGAAAAGGAAGTGAGCAATGATGACCTCCCACCTCCTCTCTTTGACGAAAAG GTGGAACTCCCTACCATTGAAACATTATTAATCTCCTCCGTTAACTTCAAAAGAATATGGCACAATGAACTCGCCCCAGAATCCTTTTGCAAACTAGATGATCTTTGGCCGAGTCGTTGTGAAAATCTATTGAACATTTTTCCATCTAATATGCTGACAAGACTCCAAAACCTACGACTATTGAAGATAAAAGAGTGCAAGTCAATGGATGTGATATTTGATTTGGAAGAGCCAAATGCTTTGGAGATGCATATTACAAAGGCTCCCATATTCAGAAAACTGAAGTCCATAACAATCAGTGGTTGTCCAAGTCTGAGATATATTTTTTCACTCTCTGTAGGCAGTGGTCTTCAGGAACTTGAGGAGTTACATATTGAAAGATGTGAGGCAGTTGAGAAAATTGTTGCAATGGAATGGGTAGATGCGGATGTTAGGTTCGAGTTTCCAAAAGTCATGACTTCCCTGATGCTTGGATACTTaccaaaactaacaagtttctTCTCTGGAATTCATACATCAGAATGGCCACTATTAAAGAAATTGGAAGTTATTAAATGTGACAAACTGAAAATATTTGCTTCTGAATGTTCGAATGTCCAAGAAGGGGCGTATGATGGGTATCTTTTTTTGCATGAAAAG GAGATATTCCCCAACCTAGAAAATTTGTCATTCAGTCAGAGTTACATTATGAAGCAAATGTGGCATGGAGAATTTCGAGCTGAAATGTTTTGCAGATTAAAATGCCTTACGATTAATGAGTTTCATGATGAAATCATCACTTCTTTTCCACCAGGTTTCTTTAAGAAACTGCCAAAGTTGGAACAACTTGTTGTATGGCGTAGTGATTTCAATGAGATATTCCCAAATGAAGGAGTCATTTACCCAGAGATGATTTCACCATTTTGCAGTCTCAAAATTCTGAATGTAGGACAATGTGACAGATTGAAAATTCTGTTCCCATCCTCACTGCTGTCATTCTGCAATTTGGCTGAACTGCGAGTAGAGAGATGTGACAAATTGACTTACTTAATGTCTTGCTCGACAGCTAAAAGCATGATGCAGCTCAAGAAATTGTCGGTAAGTGAATGTAAAATGATGACGTCCATTGTAGAATGTGTAGGGGAAGGCGAGGTAGAGGATGATATTATTTTCCACCAACTGAAAGaactatttatttattctctgCCAAACCTTTCAAGCTTCTGTGGCTCAGCAAAACATGCATTCAAATTACCATCATTGGAAAGTGTAATTGTGAGAATATGCCCCAATCTGAAAACTTTTTGTGAGGGACCACTTTCCACTTTTAAGCTCCGGAGTCTCGATGTATCACGTGGTGAAAAAAAGCTCTGGAATGGCAGCCTCAATTCTACCATACAGAACTGGTATAAAGAAATG ATGACCATCAGAATCCAGCGCATCCAGCGCCAATTTTTGACGCAGCTTGCTCGTAGGAATTTCACTGCATTGCGGAGGCTTCCATAG
- the LOC119993329 gene encoding probable disease resistance protein At4g27220 isoform X3 has translation MKALKDPNVNMIGVWGMGGVGKTTLVKKAAEQAKVDRIFDVVIFSEVSLNDDLGRIQGEIAEALDFKFKAETISGRSNQLRERLLKETKILVILDNIWARLDLGELGIPFGNDRKGCKILVTSRYEHVLTEIGTDSLNIRVNTLNDVEAWNLFEKMVGDVVKVPNLLPIATEIAKRCGGLPILIITVARALRNRDDSHSWKEALRQLERFQNAEFDKRVYSTLELSYNHLRSEVMKQLFLLCGLLVNTDYAVEDLVNYCMTLDSFKDIDKLEDRKNRLHKLVRDLKSSCLLLDGEKNGFIKMHDVVRKFAMSFAGENHNLFMGEYDGEFEEWPKMNVVAKFSSICFPHNYIHKLQEGWECEELELFILHSKNRDLEIPNSFFRGLRGIIVLDIKNTIIPSLPSSVCYLKNLHTLSLDDCELEDIGIIGNLVGLEVLKTCNL, from the coding sequence ATGAAGGCCTTAAAAGATCCTAATGTCAACATGATTGGCGTTTGGGGTATGGGTGGTGTGGGCAAAACTACTCTTGTGAAAAAAGCTGCTGAACAAGCCAAAGTAGACAGGATTTTTGATGTGGTGATTTTTTCGGAGGTATCTTTAAATGACGACTTAGGAAGGATTCAAGGAGAAATTGCAGAAGCCTTAGATTTCAAATTTAAGGCGGAGACAATTTCTGGGAGATCCAACCAGTTACGTGAACGTTtgttgaaagaaacaaaaattctaGTGATTCTTGATAATATTTGGGCAAGGCTTGATCTAGGAGAGTTAGGAATACCTTTCGGGAATGACCGTAAAGGATGCAAAATATTGGTGACATCTAGATATGAGCATGTATTAACCGAGATTGGTACTGATAGTTTGAACATCAGGGTTAATACATTAAATGATGTGGAGGCTTGGAATTTATTTGAGAAAATGGTAGGGGATGTCGTGAAAGTTCCCAATTTGCTACCTATCGCCACTGAAATAGCTAAAAGATGTGGAGGTTTGCCAATTTTGATTATCACTGTTGCAAGGGCTCTAAGAAATAGGGATGATTCACATAGTTGGAAAGAAGCCTTAAGACAATTAGAAAGGTTTCAAAATGCTGAATTTGATAAACGAGTGTATTCAACTCTAGAGTTAAGTTACAATCACTTGAGAAGTGAGGTGATGAAACAGTTGTTCTTGCTTTGTGGTCTGCTTGTAAATACTGATTATGCCGTTGAGGATTTGGTGAACTACTGCATGACCCTTGATTCTTTCAAAGATATTGATAAGTTGGAAGATAGGAAAAACAGGTTGCATAAATTGGTTAGAGACCTCAAATCCTCATGTTTGTTATTAGATGGTGAAAAAAATGGTTTCATAAAAATGCATGATGTGGTTCGCAAGTTTGCTATGTCATTTGCAGGCGAAAACCATAATCTGTTCATGGGAGAATATGATGGTGAATTCGAAGAATGGCCCAAAATGAATGTAGTTGCAAAGTTCTCTTCGATATGTTTTCCTCACAATTATATTCACAAACTACAAGAAGGGTGGGAATGTGAAGAGCTAGAATTATTTATTCTGCATTCAAAAAATCGTGATTTGGAGATTCCTAATTCATTTTTCCGAGGTTTGAGAGGAATTATAGTCTTAGATATTAAGAATACAATAATTCCATCTTTACCTTCATCTGTCTGTTATCTAAAAAACCTTcacactctctctcttgatGACTGTGAGTTGGAAGATATAGGAATAATAGGAAATCTGGTTGGACTAGAAGTTCTCAAAACTTGCAACTTATGA